A single genomic interval of uncultured Desulfobacter sp. harbors:
- a CDS encoding CBS domain-containing protein, translating into MKTAKDIMEEKVISITPETDISRAVEILLNNHINGVPVVDEEGTLKGILCQSDLIFQQKTISLPPILTFLDGIIPLSSSKKLEKEMKKIAAGTVAQAMVPDPVTVGPDTPVSDIAAMMVEKHFHTIPVVQDGKLLGIVGKEDVLKTLITP; encoded by the coding sequence ATGAAAACAGCTAAAGATATCATGGAAGAAAAAGTCATCTCAATAACCCCGGAGACCGACATCTCCCGGGCTGTGGAGATTCTGTTAAACAACCACATTAATGGTGTGCCTGTCGTGGATGAGGAAGGTACACTGAAAGGTATTCTGTGCCAGAGCGATCTTATTTTCCAGCAGAAAACCATCTCCCTGCCCCCCATACTCACCTTTTTAGACGGCATTATTCCTTTATCTTCATCTAAAAAACTAGAAAAGGAGATGAAAAAAATAGCCGCCGGCACCGTGGCCCAGGCCATGGTGCCCGATCCTGTCACTGTGGGGCCGGACACACCGGTCAGTGACATCGCCGCCATGATGGTTGAAAAGCATTTTCATACCATTCCCGTGGTTCAGGACGGTAAGTTGCTGGGCATTGTGGGCAAGGAAGATGTACTGAAGACATTGATTACGCCATAA
- the ppsA gene encoding phosphoenolpyruvate synthase, whose amino-acid sequence MGKDEHKNQEPFVAWFKDLSIDDVPLVGGKNASLGEMYRNLSPKGVSIPNGFAVTAHAYTYLLEKSKAMDRIREILSDLDTHDMDNLQERGARVRNLIRSLEFPADLYKEIAKAYAELEEEYGKNVDVAVRSSATAEDLPDASFAGQQDTYLNIRGVEDLVEACHRCFASLFTNRAISYREDKGFDHFSIALSIAVQKMVRSDLASSGVMFSIDTESGFQDAVFITGAYGLGENVVQGAVNPDEWYVFKPTLKQGFRPIIMKKTGGKAIKMIYTTDAKQPTKNVAVPDEDRRRLVINDDEVVELSRMACTIEDHYSAKAGYLKPMDIEWAKDGETGKLFIVQARPETVHTLKDKAVLREFHLKEKGEVVCTGQSVGELIGQGEVNVIKSAQMISQFQKGQVLVTDMTDPDWEPVMKIAGAIVTNRGGRTCHAAIVSRELGIPCIVGAGNATTKLQTGQDVTVDCSQGSIGYVYEGLVPYEIKETDLGNLPKTKTKIMLNLASPEQAFEKSFIPNHGVGLAREEFIINSYIKIHPLALLRYEDLGDEILKRAIADMTVGYSNKGDYFVDKLAEGVGMLAAAFYPNPVIVRLSDFKSNEYANLIGGAQFEPDEDNPMIGWRGASRYYAKEYKEAFGLECKAMLKIRNEMGLHNVQVMIPFCRTLDEAEKVIETMAEFGLHQGEDGFKVICMCEIPSNVILAEEFLDIFDGFSIGTNDLTQLLLGVDRDSSLVSHVYDERNPAVKKMVRQVIETAVKKGKYIGICGQAPSDYLEFAEFVVECGIETMSLNPDTVIKTTLAVAELEKKLGL is encoded by the coding sequence ATGGGCAAAGATGAGCACAAGAATCAAGAGCCGTTCGTGGCCTGGTTCAAGGATTTGAGCATTGACGACGTGCCCTTGGTGGGCGGCAAGAATGCCAGCCTGGGCGAAATGTACCGTAATTTGAGCCCCAAGGGGGTGAGCATTCCCAACGGATTCGCGGTCACCGCCCATGCCTATACCTATCTTTTGGAAAAATCCAAGGCCATGGACAGGATTCGGGAGATATTGTCCGACCTGGACACCCATGATATGGACAACCTTCAGGAACGCGGGGCCAGGGTCAGGAATCTGATCCGAAGCCTGGAATTTCCAGCCGATCTGTATAAGGAAATTGCCAAAGCCTATGCCGAATTGGAAGAGGAATACGGCAAGAACGTGGACGTGGCCGTGCGTTCTTCGGCAACGGCTGAAGACCTGCCGGACGCCAGTTTTGCCGGGCAGCAGGACACCTATCTGAACATCCGTGGCGTGGAAGACCTGGTGGAGGCTTGCCATCGCTGTTTTGCCTCCCTGTTCACCAACCGGGCCATATCCTACCGTGAAGATAAGGGCTTTGATCATTTTTCCATCGCCTTGTCCATTGCCGTACAAAAAATGGTCAGAAGCGACTTGGCTTCAAGCGGGGTTATGTTCAGCATAGATACGGAATCCGGTTTTCAGGACGCGGTGTTCATCACCGGTGCCTACGGACTGGGGGAAAATGTGGTCCAGGGTGCGGTCAATCCGGATGAATGGTACGTGTTCAAACCCACGCTCAAGCAGGGCTTCAGGCCCATCATCATGAAAAAGACCGGTGGCAAGGCCATAAAGATGATCTACACCACGGATGCCAAACAGCCGACCAAGAACGTGGCTGTGCCGGACGAGGACCGCCGCCGTCTGGTGATCAATGACGACGAGGTGGTGGAACTGAGCCGGATGGCCTGCACCATTGAGGACCACTATTCGGCAAAGGCCGGATACCTCAAACCCATGGACATCGAATGGGCCAAGGACGGCGAGACCGGCAAGCTGTTCATCGTCCAGGCCAGGCCCGAGACGGTGCACACCTTGAAGGACAAGGCCGTTCTCAGGGAATTTCATCTCAAGGAGAAGGGCGAGGTGGTGTGCACCGGCCAGTCCGTGGGCGAACTTATAGGTCAGGGCGAGGTCAACGTGATCAAGTCCGCCCAGATGATTTCCCAATTCCAGAAGGGACAGGTGCTGGTTACGGACATGACCGACCCGGACTGGGAACCGGTAATGAAGATTGCCGGGGCCATTGTCACCAACAGAGGCGGTCGCACCTGCCATGCGGCCATTGTCAGCCGTGAACTGGGCATCCCGTGTATCGTGGGCGCCGGTAATGCCACCACCAAACTGCAAACCGGCCAGGACGTGACTGTGGACTGCTCCCAGGGCAGCATCGGTTATGTATATGAGGGACTTGTGCCCTACGAGATTAAAGAGACGGACCTGGGAAATTTGCCCAAGACCAAAACCAAGATCATGTTGAACCTGGCCAGCCCGGAGCAGGCCTTTGAAAAGAGCTTCATTCCTAACCATGGGGTGGGGCTGGCCCGTGAGGAATTTATCATCAACTCTTATATTAAGATTCATCCCCTGGCCCTTTTGCGGTACGAGGATTTGGGCGATGAGATTTTGAAACGGGCCATAGCGGACATGACTGTCGGTTACAGCAACAAAGGCGACTATTTCGTGGATAAGCTGGCCGAGGGTGTGGGTATGCTGGCCGCAGCCTTTTATCCCAATCCGGTTATTGTCCGGCTCTCGGACTTCAAGAGCAACGAGTACGCCAATCTCATAGGCGGAGCCCAGTTCGAGCCGGACGAGGATAATCCGATGATCGGCTGGCGCGGGGCATCGCGTTATTACGCCAAGGAATACAAGGAGGCTTTCGGCCTGGAATGCAAGGCCATGCTCAAAATCAGAAACGAGATGGGGCTTCATAACGTCCAGGTCATGATTCCTTTCTGCCGCACGCTGGACGAGGCCGAAAAGGTGATTGAAACCATGGCCGAATTCGGTCTGCACCAGGGTGAAGACGGGTTCAAGGTTATCTGTATGTGCGAGATACCGTCCAACGTCATCCTGGCTGAAGAATTTCTGGACATTTTTGACGGCTTCTCCATAGGCACCAATGACCTGACACAATTGCTGCTTGGCGTGGACCGGGATTCGTCCCTTGTTTCCCACGTATATGACGAGCGCAATCCGGCGGTGAAAAAGATGGTCCGCCAGGTGATCGAGACTGCCGTAAAAAAGGGCAAGTACATCGGCATCTGCGGCCAGGCCCCCAGCGATTACCTGGAGTTTGCGGAATTTGTGGTGGAATGCGGTATTGAGACCATGTCCCTTAATCCGGACACGGTGATCAAGACCACCCTGGCCGTGGCCGAACTGGAAAAGAAATTGGGCTTATAA
- the nifJ gene encoding pyruvate:ferredoxin (flavodoxin) oxidoreductase, with product MKKRMQTIDGNTAATHVAYAMSEVSAIYPITPSSPLGEIADAWASQGRKNIFGQILDIKQMQSEAGAAGAVHGSLAAGALTSTFTASQGLLLKIPNMYKIAGELLPCVFHVTARAISAHALSIFGDHQDVMAARQTGFAMLASCSVQEAQDLALVAHLATMDARVPFLHFYDGFRTSHEIQKIEMIDYEDMASLFNYDAYWAFKARAMNPEHPDTRGTAQNPDIYFQGREATNSFYLKVPAIVKQYMKKVGDLTGRHYQPFDYVGDPEADRVIVAMGSSCEAIEETIEKLNAMGQRLGLIKVRLYRPFDIQEFLRTVPSSVETLTVLDRTKEPGAIGEPLYQDVCTAFMEYGEGPRIIGGRYGLSSKEFNPSMVKAVYDNMKAMSPKNHFTVGIIDDVTHTSLDVEKGFDAAPEGTICAKFWGLGSDGTVGANQSAIAIIGDNTDKYAQGYFAYDSKKSGGLTVSHLRFGDVKIKSTYLIEHSDFVACHKSNYVEIYDLLKGLKQGGTFLLNSEWSTIEDMEKHIPGHVRRTIYEKKLNFYNIDAVKIAGEVGLGNRINMIMQTCFFNLANVLPVEQAIDLLKADIKKMFGKKGDAIVNMNIEAVDKTLDNLVKVDVPESWKDAVDQPKIEEPATPFVENVMRKINAQEGDDLPVSAFSVDGVFEAGTAQYEKRGVAINVPEWIAENCIQCNQCAFVCPHAAIIPILATSDELKDAPASFATVDAKGKGMDQFKFRIQVNPLDCQGCGNCADICPAKTKALVMKSLASQVDVEKENHKFSLTVPFKTDVMKRDTLKGSQLWKPLFEFSGACSGCGETPYVKLITQLFGERMTIANATGCSSIWGASAPSMPYCTNADGQGPAWASSLFEDAAEYGYGMLLATKSRRKTLAAKMEKAIEQGVSDDLKAAMEGWIAGMDNLEESKKYGDDLKRLLKDASSGILKEIHDEDDMFVKRSHWVFGGDGWAYDIGFGGVDHVLASGDDINILVLDTEVYSNTGGQSSKATPTGAIAKYAASGKKIGKKDMARMMMSYGYIYVATISMGANKNQTLKAILEAESYPGPSLIIAYAPCINQGIKKGMGKTQEEMKLAVESGYWPMFRFNPQLTHEGKNPFTLDSKQPDGTLQEFLSGEVRFAALEKSFPEESKRLRAALGEEVEEKYAMLKMMADAGKEESDADKEE from the coding sequence ATGAAAAAAAGAATGCAGACCATTGACGGGAATACTGCGGCAACCCACGTGGCATACGCCATGAGCGAGGTGTCAGCAATTTACCCGATCACACCTTCCAGCCCTCTGGGGGAAATTGCCGACGCCTGGGCATCCCAGGGTAGAAAAAACATTTTCGGGCAGATCCTGGACATCAAGCAGATGCAGTCCGAGGCCGGTGCTGCCGGTGCTGTCCATGGCTCTCTTGCAGCAGGCGCTTTGACTTCCACGTTTACAGCCTCCCAGGGATTGTTGCTCAAGATACCCAATATGTACAAGATTGCCGGCGAGCTGCTCCCTTGTGTTTTTCATGTAACCGCCCGAGCCATTTCCGCTCACGCCCTGTCCATTTTCGGCGACCACCAGGATGTTATGGCAGCCAGACAGACCGGATTTGCCATGCTGGCCTCCTGCTCTGTTCAGGAAGCCCAGGACCTGGCCCTTGTGGCGCATCTTGCAACCATGGATGCCCGGGTGCCGTTCCTCCATTTTTATGACGGGTTCAGAACCTCCCATGAAATTCAAAAAATTGAAATGATTGATTACGAGGACATGGCATCCCTGTTCAACTATGACGCGTACTGGGCATTCAAGGCCAGGGCTATGAATCCTGAACACCCTGATACCCGCGGAACCGCCCAGAATCCGGATATCTATTTCCAGGGCAGGGAAGCAACTAACTCCTTTTACCTCAAAGTTCCTGCTATTGTTAAACAATATATGAAAAAGGTCGGCGATCTTACCGGACGCCATTATCAGCCCTTTGATTATGTGGGTGACCCTGAAGCGGATCGAGTTATTGTTGCCATGGGTTCGAGCTGTGAAGCCATTGAAGAGACCATTGAAAAACTCAATGCCATGGGCCAACGTTTAGGGTTGATAAAAGTACGTTTATACAGACCCTTTGACATTCAAGAATTTCTGCGTACCGTGCCGTCGTCCGTGGAGACCCTGACAGTGCTTGACAGAACCAAGGAACCCGGTGCCATTGGCGAACCCTTGTACCAGGATGTCTGCACCGCCTTTATGGAATATGGAGAAGGTCCCCGGATCATCGGCGGTCGTTACGGACTCTCCTCAAAGGAATTCAATCCCTCCATGGTTAAAGCCGTGTATGACAACATGAAGGCCATGTCCCCGAAAAATCATTTCACTGTGGGAATCATCGACGACGTCACCCATACCTCACTGGACGTGGAAAAAGGGTTTGACGCCGCTCCGGAAGGCACTATATGCGCTAAATTCTGGGGCCTTGGTTCCGACGGAACCGTGGGCGCCAACCAGTCTGCCATCGCCATCATCGGCGACAATACAGACAAATATGCCCAGGGCTATTTTGCCTATGACTCCAAAAAATCCGGTGGGCTGACCGTTTCCCATCTTCGTTTTGGTGATGTAAAAATCAAAAGTACCTATTTGATTGAGCATTCGGATTTTGTAGCCTGCCACAAGTCCAACTATGTGGAGATCTACGACCTTCTCAAAGGGCTGAAACAGGGCGGCACATTCCTGCTCAACTCGGAATGGTCCACCATTGAAGATATGGAAAAACATATCCCAGGGCATGTGCGGCGCACCATCTATGAGAAAAAACTGAATTTTTACAACATTGACGCCGTAAAAATTGCCGGTGAAGTGGGCCTTGGCAACCGTATCAACATGATCATGCAGACCTGCTTTTTCAACCTTGCCAACGTGCTTCCGGTGGAACAGGCCATTGACTTGCTGAAAGCCGATATCAAAAAAATGTTCGGTAAAAAGGGCGATGCTATCGTCAACATGAATATTGAGGCTGTGGACAAAACCCTGGACAACCTGGTGAAAGTGGATGTGCCCGAATCCTGGAAAGACGCCGTTGATCAGCCCAAAATCGAAGAACCTGCCACACCCTTTGTGGAAAATGTTATGCGCAAGATCAATGCCCAGGAAGGCGATGATCTGCCGGTATCCGCCTTTTCCGTGGACGGTGTGTTTGAAGCAGGTACGGCCCAGTATGAAAAACGCGGGGTGGCCATCAATGTACCCGAGTGGATTGCCGAAAACTGCATCCAGTGCAACCAGTGTGCCTTTGTATGCCCTCATGCCGCCATTATTCCGATCCTGGCAACTTCTGATGAACTCAAAGACGCCCCGGCATCCTTTGCCACCGTTGACGCCAAAGGCAAGGGTATGGATCAGTTTAAATTCAGAATCCAGGTCAACCCCCTTGACTGCCAGGGTTGCGGCAACTGTGCGGATATATGCCCGGCCAAGACAAAAGCCCTTGTAATGAAATCCCTGGCATCCCAGGTGGACGTGGAAAAAGAAAATCACAAATTTTCTTTGACCGTTCCATTCAAGACAGATGTCATGAAGCGGGATACCCTCAAGGGAAGCCAGTTGTGGAAACCGCTGTTTGAATTCTCCGGCGCATGCTCAGGCTGCGGAGAAACCCCGTATGTAAAATTGATCACCCAGCTTTTTGGCGAGAGAATGACCATTGCCAATGCCACGGGGTGTTCCTCCATCTGGGGCGCATCTGCGCCGTCTATGCCCTATTGCACCAATGCCGACGGCCAGGGTCCTGCCTGGGCATCTTCCCTGTTTGAGGATGCTGCCGAATACGGTTACGGTATGCTGCTGGCCACAAAATCCAGGCGCAAAACCCTGGCTGCAAAAATGGAAAAGGCCATTGAGCAGGGTGTTTCCGATGATCTTAAAGCGGCCATGGAAGGCTGGATCGCCGGCATGGACAATCTTGAAGAGTCCAAAAAATACGGTGACGATCTTAAGCGTCTGCTTAAAGATGCCTCCTCCGGCATTCTTAAAGAGATCCATGATGAAGATGATATGTTCGTGAAAAGATCCCATTGGGTTTTTGGCGGTGACGGCTGGGCCTATGATATTGGTTTCGGTGGTGTTGACCATGTACTGGCATCCGGGGATGACATTAACATCCTGGTGCTGGATACCGAAGTTTACTCCAATACGGGCGGTCAGTCCTCCAAAGCCACGCCCACCGGTGCCATTGCCAAATATGCCGCATCCGGAAAGAAAATCGGAAAAAAAGATATGGCCCGGATGATGATGAGTTATGGGTATATCTATGTTGCAACCATCTCCATGGGTGCCAACAAGAACCAGACGCTTAAGGCGATCCTGGAAGCTGAAAGCTATCCTGGCCCCTCCTTGATCATCGCCTATGCCCCCTGCATTAACCAGGGCATCAAAAAAGGTATGGGTAAAACCCAGGAAGAAATGAAATTGGCGGTTGAATCCGGTTACTGGCCCATGTTCCGGTTCAATCCCCAGCTTACCCATGAAGGTAAAAATCCCTTTACCCTTGACTCCAAACAACCCGACGGCACCCTGCAGGAGTTCTTGAGCGGTGAAGTGCGGTTTGCTGCCCTGGAAAAAAGCTTCCCCGAGGAGTCCAAACGTTTAAGGGCAGCCCTTGGAGAAGAAGTTGAGGAAAAATATGCTATGCTCAAGATGATGGCAGATGCCGGCAAAGAAGAATCAGATGCCGACAAAGAAGAATAA
- a CDS encoding ferritin family protein, with the protein MFTLNDLFDIAIKMEENGKAVYLNALAHAGSRDIESLLQWMADEEDRHKSWFEEQKDNFSADSSDLGVMLPGVIKEMMGDKSLSLTDLNFLEITTPVQMLKTFITFENDTILFYQFIENFVESESVKAGLHKIIAEEKAHVEKISEMIQSLETSPK; encoded by the coding sequence ATGTTTACCCTCAATGATTTGTTCGATATTGCCATAAAAATGGAAGAAAACGGCAAAGCTGTGTATCTGAACGCCCTGGCGCACGCCGGCAGCAGGGATATTGAAAGTCTTCTTCAGTGGATGGCCGATGAAGAAGATCGCCATAAATCCTGGTTTGAAGAACAGAAAGACAATTTTTCTGCAGACAGCAGTGACCTGGGCGTCATGCTTCCCGGTGTGATTAAAGAGATGATGGGGGACAAAAGTTTGTCTTTAACTGATCTTAATTTTTTAGAAATCACCACGCCTGTGCAAATGCTTAAAACATTCATCACGTTTGAAAATGACACAATTTTGTTCTACCAATTTATAGAGAACTTTGTGGAATCCGAATCAGTCAAGGCCGGATTGCACAAGATCATCGCTGAAGAAAAGGCCCATGTGGAAAAGATATCCGAGATGATTCAGTCTTTAGAAACGAGTCCGAAATAA
- a CDS encoding YebC/PmpR family DNA-binding transcriptional regulator: MSGHSKWSTIKHKKGAADKKRAKIFTKLIKEITVAARMGGGDPGANPRLRHAIDSAKAQNMPKDNVDRAIKKGTGDMDGVNYEEIMYEGYGPGGVAVMVECLTDNKNRTIADVRYIFNKAGGNVGTDGCVAWMFDKKGVITISKENADEDTLMEVAIDAGAEDIKDEGDSFDVLTAPEDFDAVKDAIDGAQIVYEVAEISMVPQNTTAVSGQEAEQMIRFMEALDDNDDIQNFYTNADIPDEAFDAM, from the coding sequence ATGTCAGGACATAGCAAATGGTCGACCATCAAACATAAAAAAGGGGCGGCCGATAAAAAACGGGCAAAGATATTTACCAAGCTGATTAAGGAAATTACAGTAGCTGCCCGTATGGGCGGGGGTGATCCCGGGGCCAACCCCCGGCTGCGTCATGCCATTGACTCGGCCAAAGCCCAAAATATGCCCAAGGACAATGTGGACCGGGCCATTAAAAAGGGCACCGGAGACATGGACGGGGTCAATTACGAAGAAATCATGTATGAAGGGTACGGACCCGGCGGCGTAGCGGTAATGGTGGAATGCCTCACGGATAACAAAAACCGGACCATTGCCGATGTCAGGTATATTTTTAACAAGGCAGGCGGCAATGTAGGTACGGACGGTTGTGTGGCCTGGATGTTTGATAAAAAGGGCGTAATTACCATTTCCAAGGAAAATGCAGACGAAGACACCCTCATGGAAGTGGCCATTGACGCCGGGGCTGAAGATATCAAGGACGAAGGCGACAGCTTTGATGTGCTCACCGCCCCCGAGGATTTTGATGCGGTTAAGGATGCCATTGATGGCGCACAGATCGTCTATGAGGTGGCTGAAATCTCCATGGTTCCCCAGAACACCACAGCTGTATCAGGCCAAGAAGCCGAGCAGATGATCCGATTTATGGAGGCCCTGGATGACAACGATGATATCCAAAATTTTTATACCAACGCCGATATTCCGGACGAGGCTTTTGATGCGATGTAA
- a CDS encoding RlmE family RNA methyltransferase has product MKGKKKTTKGAKPQKKGGRNGQWADHLTQKAKSMGYPARSVFKLEDIQNRFQIIKKGDTVLDLGCSPGSWTLYAAKLVGDKGRVLGIDLKAVETKLPPNASTLQDDILKPEHPEFIELHEGAFNVVISDMAPATTGRKDVDAIRSVELCRMALDTALKNLAFQGNFVCKIFQGNEFKAFEQEVKAAFKECRVFKPESCRKQSKEIYIIGKKKIT; this is encoded by the coding sequence TTGAAGGGTAAAAAAAAGACGACAAAAGGGGCAAAGCCCCAAAAAAAAGGCGGCAGGAACGGCCAGTGGGCGGACCATCTCACGCAAAAGGCCAAATCCATGGGATATCCTGCCCGGTCCGTGTTTAAGCTTGAAGATATTCAGAACAGATTTCAGATTATCAAAAAAGGGGACACCGTGCTTGATCTTGGGTGTTCACCCGGCTCCTGGACCCTTTATGCGGCAAAACTTGTGGGCGACAAGGGCCGCGTACTCGGCATTGATTTAAAAGCGGTTGAAACCAAACTGCCGCCCAATGCGTCAACCCTCCAGGATGATATTCTTAAACCCGAGCACCCCGAGTTTATTGAACTCCATGAAGGTGCGTTTAACGTCGTGATCAGCGACATGGCCCCGGCCACCACGGGCAGAAAGGACGTGGATGCCATCCGCTCCGTTGAACTGTGCCGCATGGCCCTTGACACGGCCTTGAAAAATTTGGCTTTTCAGGGTAATTTTGTGTGCAAAATTTTCCAGGGCAACGAGTTTAAAGCGTTTGAGCAGGAAGTGAAGGCCGCGTTTAAGGAGTGCCGGGTGTTTAAGCCCGAAAGCTGCAGAAAACAAAGCAAAGAAATTTATATTATAGGAAAAAAAAAGATAACATAA
- the radA gene encoding DNA repair protein RadA produces MAKKKDKTIFRCKTCGTQTPKWMGQCPDCGDWDSLIEETLVTRTPGVTGAGRPTIAAKPVPIESVEASTSQRMGTGINEFDRVLGGGIVSGSLVLIGGDPGIGKSTLMLQVLSTLAKAGKKCLYVSGEESIGQISMRGKRLGSLGSSLFVVSETDLESILAMAEKDQYDAMVVDSIQTVFHPQVTSTPGSITQIREASMQFMRLSKTVGLPIFLVGHVTKGGAIAGPRIMEHMVDTVLYFEGDKNHIFRILRAVKNRFGSTNEIGVFEMRDQGLTQVPNPSAVFLSERALVAPGSVVTASMEGSRPILVEIQGLVSTSGLGTPRRTVLGLDSNRVALIVAVMEKRLGMNLAGLDIFMNVTGGVRITEPSADLAIAAALASSFLDRPVHKETTLIGEIGLTGEIRAVSHAQARIKEAAKMGFTRCLVPTATMKQLSKIKGMAIESVSFLRDAVEVLFEG; encoded by the coding sequence ATGGCAAAAAAGAAAGATAAAACCATATTCCGCTGTAAAACCTGCGGAACACAGACGCCTAAATGGATGGGCCAGTGCCCGGACTGTGGTGACTGGGACAGCCTTATCGAAGAAACCCTGGTGACCCGGACCCCGGGGGTGACGGGTGCTGGCCGGCCGACCATTGCCGCCAAACCCGTACCCATTGAGTCCGTGGAGGCGTCCACTTCCCAACGCATGGGCACCGGCATCAATGAATTTGACCGGGTCCTGGGCGGCGGTATTGTCAGCGGCTCCCTGGTGCTCATCGGCGGTGACCCCGGGATCGGCAAATCCACACTCATGCTCCAGGTATTGTCCACCCTGGCAAAGGCCGGGAAAAAATGTCTGTATGTATCCGGCGAGGAATCCATAGGCCAGATTTCCATGCGGGGAAAACGCCTGGGATCTTTGGGCAGTTCTTTATTTGTGGTCTCTGAAACCGATCTTGAATCGATTCTTGCCATGGCGGAAAAAGATCAATATGACGCCATGGTTGTGGATTCCATTCAAACCGTATTTCACCCCCAGGTCACGTCAACCCCGGGCAGCATCACCCAGATCCGAGAAGCATCCATGCAGTTCATGCGCCTGTCCAAAACCGTGGGGCTTCCCATTTTTCTTGTGGGACACGTCACCAAGGGCGGTGCCATTGCAGGCCCCAGAATCATGGAGCACATGGTGGACACGGTGCTTTATTTTGAAGGGGATAAAAACCATATTTTTCGAATTCTTCGGGCCGTAAAAAATCGTTTCGGATCCACCAATGAAATCGGGGTGTTTGAAATGCGGGACCAGGGGTTGACCCAGGTGCCTAACCCGTCGGCTGTGTTTTTGTCTGAACGGGCTTTGGTGGCCCCGGGCTCCGTGGTGACGGCCAGTATGGAAGGGTCTCGCCCTATTCTGGTGGAAATCCAGGGCCTGGTCTCCACGTCCGGACTTGGTACACCCCGGCGAACGGTTTTAGGACTGGACAGCAACCGGGTGGCCTTGATTGTGGCGGTGATGGAAAAACGATTAGGCATGAACCTGGCCGGCCTGGACATTTTTATGAATGTCACGGGCGGAGTCCGCATCACCGAACCGTCTGCGGACCTTGCCATTGCAGCCGCGCTGGCTTCAAGCTTTCTGGACCGCCCTGTGCATAAAGAGACCACCCTGATCGGCGAAATCGGCCTTACCGGAGAGATACGGGCGGTAAGCCATGCCCAGGCCAGGATCAAAGAAGCCGCCAAAATGGGATTCACACGGTGTCTTGTACCCACGGCCACCATGAAGCAATTATCAAAAATCAAAGGCATGGCCATTGAAAGCGTCAGTTTTTTAAGGGATGCCGTGGAGGTTTTGTTTGAAGGGTAA
- a CDS encoding cold-shock protein, which produces MSNGIVKWFSESKGFGFIEHAGGGKDVFVHHSGINATGFKTLNEGDHVSFDIEQGPKGPSAANVTVI; this is translated from the coding sequence ATGTCAAACGGTATCGTAAAATGGTTTAGCGAGTCAAAAGGTTTTGGATTTATTGAACATGCAGGTGGTGGCAAAGATGTTTTTGTCCATCATTCAGGCATCAATGCAACTGGTTTTAAAACTCTCAATGAAGGTGATCACGTATCATTCGACATTGAACAGGGTCCCAAAGGACCATCAGCTGCAAATGTGACCGTGATTTAA
- the rarD gene encoding EamA family transporter RarD yields the protein MIDNNKKSSLTGLFCGGSAFLIWGFVPLYYKTLSHVPAHEVIIHRIVWSLVFLIPIVFFQGQWRAFTAVFRSFEQLKWLLCTALLVSSNWFVFIWAIDNDMVIQASLGYYINPLISVLLGMLFLQERLRKLQSAAVFTAATGVFYLTYRYGSFPFVSFLLAITFGLYGLMRKKLAINSAVGLAVETFVLMIPGIVYLFYLEKTGAAAFCHVNRVTDLLLIGTALVTAIPLLLFNIGVGRLKLATIGFLQYLGPSLMFLLAVFVFEEPLSVHQLVSFIFIWTALAIYALDSIRN from the coding sequence TTGATCGACAACAATAAGAAAAGTTCTCTGACAGGTCTTTTTTGTGGCGGTTCTGCATTTCTGATATGGGGCTTTGTCCCCCTCTATTATAAAACATTATCCCATGTTCCGGCACATGAAGTGATTATCCATCGCATTGTATGGTCCCTTGTTTTTCTGATACCAATCGTTTTTTTTCAGGGGCAATGGCGTGCGTTTACAGCTGTTTTTAGATCGTTTGAACAGTTAAAATGGCTTCTGTGTACAGCCCTGCTTGTGTCATCAAACTGGTTTGTGTTTATCTGGGCGATCGATAATGATATGGTGATCCAGGCAAGCTTAGGATATTATATCAATCCCCTGATCAGTGTATTGTTAGGGATGTTGTTTCTTCAGGAACGACTAAGGAAACTACAATCCGCGGCAGTTTTTACTGCAGCAACCGGCGTTTTTTATTTGACATACAGATACGGTTCATTCCCATTTGTTTCATTTCTGCTGGCTATAACATTTGGCCTGTATGGACTGATGAGAAAAAAACTTGCCATTAATTCCGCAGTGGGATTGGCTGTAGAAACGTTTGTATTGATGATTCCGGGGATCGTCTATCTGTTTTATCTTGAAAAAACAGGTGCAGCTGCTTTTTGCCACGTAAATCGGGTCACAGACCTTCTCTTAATCGGAACAGCCCTGGTTACGGCTATACCGCTTTTGCTGTTCAACATCGGTGTGGGGCGGTTAAAACTTGCCACCATCGGTTTTCTTCAGTATCTCGGGCCAAGTTTGATGTTTCTGCTGGCAGTTTTTGTGTTTGAAGAACCGCTTTCAGTACACCAATTGGTCTCCTTTATCTTTATCTGGACGGCGCTGGCAATATATGCACTGGATTCAATCAGAAACTGA